Genomic window (Streptomyces sp. RerS4):
CGCGTACGGCTCCGACATCATTCCGTCGTTCCGCTGACCCGGCTCCGGAGGCGGGCCTCGACCTGGCCGTTGGTGGTGCGGGTTTCGAAGGCGGGCTGGGGAGCGGTGGCCGGGCCCGTGACGTTCCAGCCGTCGGACAGCCGGAAGGTGCTGCCGTGCCAGGGGCAGCGGATGCAGCCGTCGACGATCTCGCCCTCGGACAGCGGGCCGCCCATGTGGCTGCAGTGGTCGGCCAGTACGCGGACGGCGCCCGTCGCCTCGCGTACCACCACGATCGACACGTCGGCCAGGCGGCTGCGGACCGGCGTGCCCACCGGGAAGTCGGAGAGGGCTCCGATCGCGTGCCAGCCCGGCCCGGCCACCTCGGGGATGTGTTCGGCGTGGTTGGCTCCCGCCGCCTGGCGGAAGGCCATGTGGCCGCCCAGGGCGCCGCCGACGCCCACGGCGGTGAGGCCGGCCAGGCCCCACAGCCGGCCTCGCGCGAACCGGCCCCGGGTGCGGGCGGCGAACGAGGCCGCGTAGCACGCGATGCCTGCCGCGTTGGTGGCGGCGTGGAGCAGTCCGACGCGCATCTGCGGGCGGCGCAGTTCCGCCCAGTCCGTCCAGCCGGCCACCGCCGCGGGCAACGCGGCGACCAGCCCGACCCCGACCAGTGTGTGCGCCGCGCGCTGCTGACCGGGGACGCAGTCGAGGACAGCGGCGGACATCCAGCTGCCCAGGGGGAGCTGCACCATCAGCGGATGGACGGGATGGCCCAGCCACCGGCCGTGCAGCACATCCCGGCTCCGGCCCAGAGGCGCCGCCCGGACCAGCCACCGCACAGCGTCGGCGAGGCGGTCGGTGCGCTCGGAACTCTCGATGCGGTCCATGGCGGTCAGGACCCGGCCGGGCCCCCTATCGGACGGCAAGGCCATACGGAGCGTGCCCGCCAGACGT
Coding sequences:
- a CDS encoding Rieske (2Fe-2S) protein, which gives rise to MDRIESSERTDRLADAVRWLVRAAPLGRSRDVLHGRWLGHPVHPLMVQLPLGSWMSAAVLDCVPGQQRAAHTLVGVGLVAALPAAVAGWTDWAELRRPQMRVGLLHAATNAAGIACYAASFAARTRGRFARGRLWGLAGLTAVGVGGALGGHMAFRQAAGANHAEHIPEVAGPGWHAIGALSDFPVGTPVRSRLADVSIVVVREATGAVRVLADHCSHMGGPLSEGEIVDGCIRCPWHGSTFRLSDGWNVTGPATAPQPAFETRTTNGQVEARLRSRVSGTTE